The Sulfurihydrogenibium sp. YO3AOP1 genome has a window encoding:
- a CDS encoding type II secretion system F family protein encodes MGEFQFDARDKYGIRKTGVIEANSTEEAEEILKKQGFSSVSIKTKSLKEKQKLKGKSTTILKKKVKEEDLAIFARQLGAMIGAGIGIAQALEILSEQMPNPTLKEALINVKDDVITGMSLSKSMQKHPKVFPPFLINLIAAAEESGKLDEILKRATIYYEKLAAIRRKIISASWYPAAVVIIATVIVLGLLTFVVPTFAEIYASFGGELPLLTQILINISNSLKENILYVIGFFVIFVIMNRLIYKTYNGKKFYHKLFLKIPLIGKILHKGALAKFARTFATLINGGVPILRSVEIASTTVGNVLIEESLQKTKDEIEKGKPIAGSLDKKYFPPMFIAMAAVGENTGRLDEMLDTIANFYEDEVDREVDALISTLEPLLMVFIGGIVGFILIALYLPIFKMGELIK; translated from the coding sequence ATGGGAGAATTTCAATTTGACGCAAGAGACAAATACGGAATAAGAAAAACCGGAGTTATAGAAGCTAATTCAACAGAAGAGGCAGAAGAAATCTTAAAAAAACAAGGTTTTAGTAGTGTTAGCATAAAGACTAAATCTTTAAAAGAAAAGCAAAAATTAAAAGGTAAAAGTACAACCATCCTTAAAAAGAAAGTAAAAGAAGAAGATTTGGCTATATTCGCAAGGCAGCTTGGAGCAATGATTGGTGCAGGTATTGGTATAGCTCAAGCTTTAGAAATACTCTCGGAGCAGATGCCAAATCCAACTTTAAAGGAAGCATTAATAAATGTAAAAGACGATGTTATTACAGGAATGTCTTTGTCAAAATCTATGCAAAAGCACCCAAAAGTATTTCCACCGTTTTTAATAAACCTAATTGCTGCAGCAGAAGAATCTGGTAAGCTTGATGAAATCTTAAAAAGAGCAACTATTTACTATGAAAAGTTGGCTGCAATAAGAAGAAAGATAATAAGTGCATCTTGGTATCCAGCAGCAGTAGTAATAATAGCAACAGTAATTGTCTTAGGACTACTAACTTTTGTAGTTCCAACTTTTGCAGAGATATATGCAAGCTTTGGTGGAGAATTGCCACTTTTAACCCAAATTTTGATAAATATAAGTAATAGTCTTAAAGAAAATATTCTGTATGTAATAGGTTTTTTTGTCATTTTCGTAATTATGAATAGACTAATTTACAAAACATATAATGGGAAGAAATTCTATCATAAATTATTTTTAAAAATTCCATTAATTGGAAAAATACTTCACAAAGGAGCTTTAGCTAAATTTGCAAGAACATTCGCAACACTTATAAATGGTGGCGTTCCTATTTTAAGGTCGGTTGAAATAGCCTCTACTACTGTTGGTAATGTATTAATTGAAGAATCTTTACAAAAAACCAAAGATGAAATAGAAAAAGGTAAACCTATTGCTGGATCTCTTGACAAAAAATACTTTCCACCTATGTTTATAGCTATGGCGGCAGTAGGTGAAAACACAGGTAGATTAGATGAGATGCTTGATACAATAGCCAATTTTTACGAAGACGAAGTAGATAGAGAAGTTGATGCGCTTATTTCTACTTTAGAGCCTTTACTGATGGTATTCATTGGTGGAATTGTTGGATTTATTTTAATCGCATTATACTTACCAATCTTCAAAATGGGTGAACTCATTAAATAA
- the mnmA gene encoding tRNA 2-thiouridine(34) synthase MnmA: protein MKKIVVGLSGGVDSSTAAFLLKKQGYEVVGISLKFTDIDSCELDTQVCCSDKDILDAKKVAEFLEIPHYVINWKDIFEKKVINYFIEVYQSGLTPNPCSICNKEVKTGLFAKYIKSLGFDYLATGHYIRTDIQDGIKVLKRGIDKNKDQSYFMALVEKEVVDTLTFPLGNLTKEEVRKIAQENRIPVSQKEESFEICFTKGKSPEEYFKTLNIKTNEGEIVHISGKVLGRHKGIESYTIGQRRGLNIAWKEPLYVIEKDALKNKIVVGEKDYLLTNKVVAKDFNFLVPFEKWKKIEVQGRYKQKPIKAKEYHLDRENLTVIFEEKVPKFAPGQILAVYDGDTLLGGGIISRS from the coding sequence ATGAAAAAAATTGTTGTTGGTTTAAGCGGTGGGGTAGACAGCTCTACCGCTGCATTTCTTTTAAAAAAACAAGGTTACGAAGTTGTTGGCATTAGCTTAAAATTTACAGACATAGATTCCTGTGAGCTTGACACGCAAGTATGCTGTTCTGATAAAGATATTTTAGATGCAAAAAAAGTCGCTGAATTTTTAGAAATTCCTCATTATGTAATCAATTGGAAGGATATTTTTGAGAAAAAAGTAATCAATTATTTTATAGAAGTCTATCAATCTGGCTTGACACCAAACCCTTGTAGTATCTGTAATAAAGAGGTAAAAACTGGGCTTTTTGCAAAATATATTAAAAGCTTAGGTTTTGATTACTTAGCAACAGGTCATTACATAAGAACAGATATTCAGGATGGTATTAAAGTTTTAAAAAGAGGTATAGATAAAAATAAAGATCAATCGTATTTTATGGCTTTAGTAGAGAAAGAAGTAGTTGATACTTTGACATTTCCGCTTGGCAATTTAACAAAAGAAGAAGTTAGAAAAATAGCACAGGAAAATAGAATACCTGTTAGTCAAAAAGAAGAAAGCTTTGAAATTTGCTTTACAAAAGGCAAATCTCCGGAAGAATATTTTAAAACATTGAATATAAAAACTAATGAAGGAGAAATAGTTCATATTTCCGGAAAAGTTTTAGGCAGGCATAAAGGCATAGAGAGTTATACTATCGGACAAAGAAGAGGTTTAAATATTGCATGGAAAGAGCCTTTATATGTAATAGAAAAGGATGCGCTTAAAAATAAAATAGTAGTGGGTGAAAAAGATTATTTACTTACAAATAAAGTCGTTGCTAAGGATTTTAACTTTTTAGTGCCATTTGAAAAATGGAAAAAAATAGAAGTTCAAGGAAGGTATAAGCAAAAACCTATAAAAGCCAAGGAATATCATTTGGACAGAGAAAACTTAACTGTAATTTTTGAAGAGAAGGTGCCAAAGTTTGCACCCGGTCAAATATTAGCTGTTTATGATGGTGATACTTTACTTGGTGGCGGGATTATTTCAAGAAGTTAG
- a CDS encoding efflux RND transporter permease subunit — MNNLGLAGRIAKYFINSKLTPLLVVASLLLGFFAVFTTSRDEEPQIVVPMIDIMVPYPGAKSDTVNNLITKPLEKLMWEIPDVEYVYSYAGDGFGIVTVRFKVGANPEDSLVKLYSKVMSNYYRMPEGALQPIIKPKSIDDVPILSITLHSDKYSSYDLRRIAEVVEDEIKQLPNISETTIIGSKPKEIDILFDPAKLNAYNIMLPQVVQALQNANFSLPSGEFDKDNYRYKVRTGQFLKSKEDVENVVVAVYNNAPIRIKDIAKVEEGEGEIENYVQFGYGVASNQASKPVENAVTIALAKKTGSNAVVVAENVIEKLNEMKGKIIPSDVNFTITRNYGETASEKANELIEHLLIATFSIVLLIAVTLGFRESLIVAVTIPVTLAIALFLSEMYGYSLNRVTLFALIFSIGILVDNSIVVLENIHRWFSMRKLPMEDAAVVATDEVGNPTILATFAVIVALLPMAFVTGLMGPYMRPIPINSSVAMFFSMLLAFILTPYLAVRWLKHDEAHESPEALEREDEARAGFLVRLFNKIYMPLFNSRAKRWIFLGFAGMLLVVSVLLLVSRAVLVKMLPYDNKSELQVVLDMPEGTPLQETYRVAKQIADYIKNTNEVKNYVIYVGQPAPFDFNGLVRHYYLREAPNLAQVHINLIGKYDRKAQSHEIAERIRDEVAKIAKANGAKYVAVVEPPPGPPVLSPIVAEVYGPDHKGQLEVANQIKKIFENTPGIIDVGIYDNYLQREFQIDIDREKAKRYGLSEDVIVKTVRIALAGHKVGLIHSSDDLHPVSIVVRLDEKYRGSIEDILSMKIPTPMGGIPLNALVTVKPATTEHDIYRKNLQPVVYVIANVNDKLGSPVYPILDLWDKIKNIKTPDGKGVEELLTHQPELTDRYYVKWDGEWQVTYETFRDMGIAFGVAIVVLYILLVGWFKSFKMPAVIMSPIPFTLVGIVPGHFLMGAFFTATSMIGFIALAGIILRNSILLVEFAEQKLKEGLSLEEALLEAGIVRTRPILLTAAAIVVGAFVIIFDPIFNGLAIALIFGTIASTLLTLVVVPVLYYMIVGEERKLHLCPAVPIDAKKEEC; from the coding sequence ATGAACAATTTAGGGCTTGCCGGCAGAATTGCTAAGTATTTTATAAACTCTAAGCTAACGCCGCTTTTGGTAGTGGCTTCTTTACTCCTTGGATTTTTTGCAGTATTTACAACATCAAGGGATGAAGAGCCACAGATTGTAGTTCCAATGATTGATATTATGGTTCCATATCCAGGAGCCAAATCAGATACAGTTAACAATCTTATTACAAAACCACTTGAAAAATTAATGTGGGAGATTCCGGATGTTGAGTATGTTTATTCTTATGCGGGAGATGGTTTTGGTATAGTAACAGTTAGATTTAAAGTAGGAGCAAATCCAGAAGATAGCTTAGTAAAACTATACAGCAAAGTAATGTCTAACTATTATAGAATGCCTGAAGGGGCATTGCAGCCTATTATAAAACCAAAATCTATTGATGATGTGCCTATCTTATCAATTACATTACACAGTGATAAATACTCTTCTTATGATTTGAGGAGAATAGCGGAAGTTGTAGAAGATGAAATAAAACAGCTTCCAAATATATCAGAGACTACAATCATAGGTTCAAAACCAAAAGAAATAGATATTCTTTTTGACCCTGCAAAATTAAACGCCTATAACATTATGCTTCCGCAGGTAGTTCAGGCTCTTCAAAATGCAAACTTTTCTCTTCCATCAGGAGAGTTTGATAAAGATAATTACAGATATAAAGTTAGAACAGGTCAGTTTTTAAAGTCAAAAGAAGATGTTGAAAATGTTGTAGTTGCAGTTTATAACAATGCACCCATCAGAATTAAAGATATAGCAAAAGTTGAAGAAGGTGAAGGCGAGATAGAAAATTATGTTCAGTTTGGATACGGCGTAGCTTCAAATCAAGCTTCTAAACCGGTTGAAAACGCAGTAACCATTGCATTAGCTAAAAAAACAGGAAGCAATGCTGTTGTAGTTGCTGAAAATGTTATTGAAAAATTAAACGAAATGAAAGGTAAAATCATTCCTTCCGATGTGAACTTTACAATCACAAGAAACTATGGAGAAACTGCATCAGAAAAAGCAAACGAACTAATAGAGCACTTACTTATAGCTACTTTTTCTATAGTTCTTTTGATTGCAGTAACTCTTGGATTTAGAGAATCTTTAATCGTTGCTGTAACAATTCCGGTTACGCTTGCTATTGCACTATTTTTAAGTGAAATGTACGGATACTCATTAAACAGGGTTACACTTTTCGCACTCATTTTCTCTATTGGTATCCTTGTTGATAACTCTATCGTTGTTCTTGAGAACATTCACAGATGGTTTTCTATGAGAAAACTTCCAATGGAAGATGCAGCAGTGGTAGCTACTGACGAAGTTGGAAACCCTACTATATTAGCAACTTTCGCTGTTATTGTTGCACTTCTTCCAATGGCATTTGTTACAGGTCTTATGGGACCATACATGAGACCAATACCAATTAATTCATCTGTTGCAATGTTTTTCTCAATGCTTTTGGCATTTATCTTAACTCCTTACTTAGCCGTTAGATGGCTAAAGCATGATGAAGCACATGAAAGCCCAGAAGCTTTAGAAAGAGAAGATGAAGCAAGAGCAGGCTTCTTGGTAAGATTATTTAACAAAATCTATATGCCGCTTTTTAATAGCAGAGCTAAAAGATGGATTTTCCTCGGCTTTGCAGGAATGCTATTGGTTGTATCAGTATTACTCCTTGTAAGTAGAGCAGTTCTTGTAAAAATGCTACCATATGACAACAAAAGTGAATTGCAAGTTGTATTAGACATGCCGGAGGGAACACCTCTACAAGAAACATATAGAGTAGCAAAACAGATAGCAGATTATATTAAAAACACTAACGAAGTGAAAAATTATGTCATCTATGTAGGTCAACCGGCACCATTCGACTTTAACGGTTTAGTAAGACACTATTACTTAAGAGAAGCTCCAAATTTAGCACAAGTACATATTAATCTTATTGGCAAATACGATAGAAAAGCACAATCTCACGAGATAGCAGAAAGAATTAGAGATGAAGTAGCAAAAATTGCAAAAGCTAACGGAGCTAAATATGTAGCAGTAGTAGAACCACCACCCGGACCACCGGTATTATCTCCAATAGTTGCAGAAGTTTATGGACCAGACCATAAAGGACAGCTTGAAGTAGCTAATCAAATCAAGAAAATATTTGAAAATACGCCCGGCATTATAGACGTTGGAATCTATGATAACTATCTACAAAGAGAATTTCAAATAGATATAGATAGGGAAAAAGCAAAAAGATATGGATTATCGGAAGATGTCATCGTAAAAACAGTTAGAATTGCTTTGGCAGGACATAAAGTAGGATTGATCCATTCATCAGATGATTTGCATCCTGTCTCCATAGTTGTTAGATTAGATGAAAAATACAGAGGAAGCATTGAGGATATTTTATCTATGAAAATACCTACTCCTATGGGAGGAATACCGCTTAATGCTTTAGTAACCGTTAAACCTGCAACTACAGAACATGATATTTACAGAAAGAATCTACAACCGGTTGTTTATGTGATAGCAAACGTTAACGATAAACTTGGCAGCCCAGTTTACCCAATCCTTGACCTTTGGGACAAAATTAAAAATATTAAAACTCCTGATGGAAAAGGTGTAGAAGAATTATTAACTCATCAGCCAGAATTGACTGATAGATACTATGTAAAATGGGACGGAGAATGGCAAGTAACCTACGAAACATTCAGAGATATGGGTATAGCATTTGGAGTTGCTATTGTAGTTTTATACATTTTATTAGTTGGTTGGTTTAAATCTTTCAAAATGCCTGCAGTCATAATGTCTCCAATACCATTTACATTAGTTGGTATTGTACCAGGACACTTTTTAATGGGAGCATTCTTTACAGCTACATCAATGATAGGATTTATTGCATTAGCTGGAATAATTTTAAGAAACTCAATTCTTTTAGTAGAATTTGCAGAGCAGAAATTAAAGGAAGGATTATCTTTAGAAGAAGCATTATTAGAAGCTGGAATAGTAAGGACAAGACCAATTTTACTTACAGCTGCGGCAATAGTTGTTGGTGCGTTTGTCATCATCTTTGACCCAATCTTTAATGGTCTTGCAATTGCATTAATATTTGGTACAATTGCGTCAACTTTATTAACTCTTGTGGTCGTACCAGTGCTTTATTACATGATAGTTGGGGAAGAAAGAAAATTACACCTTTGCCCAGCAGTTCCAATTGACGCTAAAAAAGAAGAATGCTAA
- a CDS encoding efflux RND transporter periplasmic adaptor subunit, with amino-acid sequence MKMSGPVKFILFFVLPIAIFILWLGGFLSHRVEPGEKKEVKVVSGLPVLTVEEKQAPNCYKADGMVSADNNAKVATKWMGQILKIYVKEGDYVKAGQVLAILDDSEIKQQKNEALAGLDELSKAREEALAARKAALENYEFAKRTYERFKNLYQENAISKQQLEEIETKMIAAKSMVDQVDAKLGQLKAKESQVKAKLAQVNVMQGYTVIKAPFDGYVLKKMNDEGDMVAPGMPIFIIGEKKLQFIANLDESLLDKVKEGDELDIDLNGKVVKGKVIEKNSNIDPMNRTFKVKLDIPFSENITTGMYGKLLIPIDTKPKILIPKTAVFKWGQLNAVYTVDKDNIIRLTYVKLGEDYGEYVEVLSGLKPKDRIIQSNIEKACDGCRLGG; translated from the coding sequence ATGAAAATGAGCGGACCTGTAAAGTTTATACTCTTTTTTGTTTTACCGATCGCTATCTTCATTTTATGGCTTGGAGGATTTTTATCTCACAGGGTTGAGCCGGGAGAAAAGAAAGAGGTTAAAGTTGTCAGTGGACTACCTGTTTTAACAGTTGAAGAAAAACAAGCCCCTAATTGTTACAAAGCTGACGGTATGGTTTCGGCTGATAACAATGCAAAAGTGGCTACAAAATGGATGGGTCAAATATTAAAAATCTATGTTAAAGAAGGCGACTATGTAAAAGCCGGACAGGTTTTAGCTATTCTTGATGATTCTGAGATAAAACAGCAAAAAAATGAAGCTTTAGCCGGACTGGATGAGCTTTCTAAGGCAAGAGAAGAAGCTTTAGCAGCAAGAAAAGCAGCTCTTGAAAACTATGAATTTGCAAAGAGGACTTATGAAAGATTTAAAAATCTTTATCAAGAAAATGCTATCTCAAAACAACAACTTGAAGAAATAGAAACAAAAATGATTGCTGCAAAATCTATGGTTGACCAAGTAGATGCTAAATTAGGTCAGTTAAAAGCAAAAGAATCACAAGTTAAAGCTAAATTAGCTCAAGTTAATGTTATGCAAGGATATACAGTTATTAAAGCACCTTTTGATGGTTATGTTTTAAAGAAGATGAATGATGAAGGAGATATGGTAGCTCCCGGCATGCCGATTTTCATCATTGGAGAGAAAAAATTACAGTTTATAGCAAATCTTGATGAATCATTGCTTGATAAAGTAAAAGAAGGTGATGAGCTTGATATTGATTTAAATGGTAAAGTTGTAAAAGGAAAAGTTATTGAGAAAAACTCAAACATAGACCCAATGAACAGAACCTTTAAAGTTAAATTAGACATTCCTTTCTCAGAAAATATCACAACAGGTATGTACGGAAAATTATTAATACCTATAGATACAAAGCCAAAAATACTTATTCCTAAAACAGCCGTGTTTAAGTGGGGTCAGCTAAATGCAGTTTATACAGTTGATAAAGATAATATAATCAGACTAACCTACGTTAAACTTGGAGAAGACTATGGAGAATACGTAGAAGTTCTTTCTGGTTTAAAACCTAAAGACAGAATTATCCAATCTAACATAGAAAAAGCTTGTGATGGATGTAGGTTAGGAGGATAA
- a CDS encoding TolC family protein yields MKRKIVLATLTAISVSYAKDLTLQEAIETGLKNNYEVKATENLLKSKEYQYESAKGMRLPSLTFSEMFMRTNEPGFAMWNTMSQKKLDFMTSSKFVDMTAMNPMFSKPSYPEVNAWKTKLELQLPIYTGGKLSSGIDMQKKDYEATKKDLVRAKEKAIYDISKAYYGALLAKEAIDLANQAYKDAEKHYNTAVSMVKNGLAIPADELRAKVYLSDMKSKIKEAENNYLVAKRGLLLAMGLDKVDPSEIDVVGHLQCETINGSVEDYQNYALSHRSDLIAIREKVKIAEKMIEFNKADMLPTVGAFASYELNDGKWMLGNEGKWWMAGVALNWKIFDGFQSFNKYKSAKETYNQYKQQEKGFEEFIKFSVYKAYKDNQTEQEKLKTAEENLKYAQEILKITEVRYKNQLASMIDLLDTQTMYDKIKFDKAQAEYNCQLSVLELKYQTGKLIEENQKRGE; encoded by the coding sequence ATGAAGAGGAAGATTGTTTTGGCAACACTAACTGCTATTTCTGTTAGCTATGCTAAGGATTTAACACTACAAGAAGCTATAGAAACAGGATTAAAGAACAACTATGAAGTAAAAGCAACAGAAAATCTTTTAAAGTCTAAAGAATATCAATATGAATCTGCCAAAGGAATGAGACTTCCAAGTTTAACATTTTCAGAAATGTTTATGAGAACAAACGAGCCGGGCTTTGCAATGTGGAACACTATGAGCCAAAAGAAGCTTGATTTTATGACTTCTTCAAAATTTGTTGATATGACAGCTATGAATCCTATGTTTTCTAAACCATCATATCCGGAAGTAAACGCATGGAAAACAAAGCTTGAGCTTCAACTTCCAATATATACAGGTGGAAAATTATCATCTGGAATAGATATGCAGAAAAAAGATTATGAAGCAACAAAAAAAGATTTGGTAAGAGCAAAAGAAAAGGCTATCTATGACATATCAAAAGCTTACTATGGAGCTTTACTTGCAAAAGAAGCAATTGACCTTGCAAATCAGGCATATAAAGATGCTGAAAAGCATTACAACACAGCTGTTAGCATGGTAAAAAATGGTCTTGCTATACCGGCAGATGAATTGAGAGCAAAAGTTTATTTGTCTGATATGAAGTCAAAAATAAAAGAAGCAGAAAACAATTACTTAGTAGCAAAAAGAGGACTGCTTTTAGCAATGGGCTTGGATAAAGTAGACCCATCAGAAATAGATGTAGTAGGGCATCTTCAATGCGAAACTATAAATGGTTCTGTGGAAGATTATCAAAATTATGCACTATCTCACAGGTCAGACCTTATTGCTATCAGAGAAAAAGTTAAAATTGCAGAAAAGATGATAGAGTTTAACAAAGCAGATATGCTTCCAACAGTTGGAGCGTTTGCATCTTATGAATTAAACGATGGTAAATGGATGCTTGGGAACGAAGGGAAATGGTGGATGGCAGGCGTTGCTCTAAACTGGAAAATATTTGATGGTTTTCAATCTTTCAATAAATATAAAAGTGCAAAAGAAACTTATAATCAGTATAAACAACAAGAAAAAGGATTTGAAGAGTTTATAAAATTTAGCGTGTATAAAGCTTACAAAGACAATCAAACAGAGCAGGAAAAATTAAAGACTGCTGAGGAAAATTTAAAGTACGCGCAAGAGATTTTAAAAATAACAGAAGTAAGATATAAAAATCAGCTTGCATCTATGATTGATTTACTTGATACACAAACAATGTATGACAAAATAAAGTTTGACAAGGCACAAGCAGAGTATAACTGCCAATTGTCAGTATTAGAACTAAAATATCAAACTGGAAAATTAATTGAAGAAAATCAAAAGAGAGGAGAGTAA
- a CDS encoding sigma-54 dependent transcriptional regulator, whose product MEKGYILIVDDEEDLLVSFKEILEEEGYRVDIESDPLNAVEVVKTNDYDLIISDLKMPNLAGNEFLKEIRKYNNFISFIILTAYGTVDTAVECMKNGAYDYIAKPVDFNDEKIWKLIENAVKKTKAIKESEYYKSQLNVIKSRDKFKNIITINPLMQEVIDYSIKIANFDFTILIYGESGVGKELFAKAIHEASQRRNNVFLPVNCATISKDVMESEFFGAKKGVYTGAENDRPGILELADGGTIFLDEISELPLDLQAKFLRFLQDKEVRRIGDVSAKKVDVRVIAATNKDLKELVNQGKFREDLYYRLEGIKIEIPPLRERKEDIPVLAYYFLEEFNKKYNADVKGFSKDALEALINYSWPGNVRQLQNVVNEACIIAFAKGQFIELNHLPKEITGIEDKHAMIFDYNLAKKMNDTNFTTKYLRNLLSFTKGNISQAAKLANIERQSLQKLLKKYNVDPQEFRK is encoded by the coding sequence ATGGAAAAAGGATACATTCTTATAGTAGATGATGAAGAGGATTTGTTAGTATCTTTTAAAGAAATCTTAGAGGAAGAAGGATATAGAGTAGATATAGAATCTGATCCTTTAAATGCTGTAGAGGTTGTTAAAACAAATGATTATGACCTTATTATTTCTGATTTAAAAATGCCAAACCTTGCTGGCAATGAATTCCTAAAAGAGATTAGAAAGTATAATAATTTTATAAGCTTTATTATACTTACAGCTTACGGAACAGTTGATACAGCAGTGGAATGTATGAAAAATGGAGCATACGATTATATAGCTAAACCTGTGGATTTTAATGACGAGAAGATTTGGAAGCTAATAGAAAATGCTGTTAAAAAGACTAAAGCAATTAAGGAAAGTGAATACTATAAATCTCAATTAAACGTTATCAAGTCAAGAGATAAGTTTAAAAATATAATAACGATTAATCCATTAATGCAAGAAGTTATTGATTATTCAATAAAAATTGCAAATTTCGATTTTACTATTCTTATTTATGGAGAAAGTGGTGTTGGAAAAGAGCTTTTTGCAAAAGCAATACACGAAGCAAGTCAGAGAAGAAACAATGTCTTTTTACCGGTTAACTGTGCTACCATCTCAAAAGATGTTATGGAGTCAGAATTCTTCGGAGCTAAAAAAGGGGTATATACCGGTGCAGAAAACGATAGACCAGGTATCTTAGAACTTGCAGACGGTGGAACAATTTTCTTAGACGAAATATCTGAGCTTCCATTAGATCTTCAAGCAAAATTTTTAAGATTTTTACAAGATAAGGAAGTTAGAAGGATAGGTGATGTAAGTGCTAAGAAAGTTGATGTAAGAGTCATTGCAGCAACAAACAAAGATTTAAAAGAATTGGTAAATCAGGGCAAGTTCAGAGAAGATTTATACTATAGATTAGAGGGTATAAAAATAGAAATTCCTCCACTTAGAGAAAGGAAAGAGGATATTCCTGTTCTTGCTTATTACTTTTTAGAAGAGTTTAATAAAAAATACAATGCTGACGTTAAAGGTTTTTCAAAAGATGCATTAGAAGCACTTATAAATTATTCTTGGCCTGGGAATGTAAGGCAACTTCAAAACGTTGTAAATGAAGCATGTATAATTGCTTTTGCAAAGGGACAATTTATAGAATTAAATCATTTACCAAAAGAAATAACCGGAATTGAAGATAAACATGCAATGATTTTTGATTATAACCTAGCAAAGAAAATGAATGATACAAACTTTACAACTAAGTATTTAAGAAATCTATTATCCTTTACTAAAGGTAACATATCACAAGCAGCAAAACTTGCAAACATAGAAAGACAATCTCTTCAAAAATTGTTGAAAAAGTATAATGTAGACCCACAGGAGTTTAGGAAGTGA